In Ascaphus truei isolate aAscTru1 chromosome 5, aAscTru1.hap1, whole genome shotgun sequence, one genomic interval encodes:
- the TMEM209 gene encoding transmembrane protein 209, with protein sequence MKPLEQSQSMSFIDQTIQMRKAANAKKVVLAWALLNVSLAGMVYTEMTGKMISTYYNVSYWPLWYIELALASLFSLNALFDFWRYFKYTMTSPNLTLSPSQQKLLGMPYSSVQSSPPRDLVANTIPAFTPSPVMQGQSVLSYSPSRSPSTSPKFSSSCITGYSPQLQTLSPNSSGFVTAGPYSLSSGSSYSKIPSYSPTSGSPQYPSSLGPVESGGLRPRYRSSPPAYSSPTGKEDYMTDLKLLDTFLRCEEEKQHRAQLGSPDSNSPSNSPTFWNYSRSMGDYAQTLRKFQYQLSYRSQAPSANKDEADLGSKQAAEEVWARVAMNRPLLDHMDSWTAKFRNWLNETILVTLVHEMDSVNTQMRRFGSPELQIGEASISSLKQAALVRAPLIPTLHIIVQYLDITPNQEYLFERIKELSHGGCMSSFRWNAGGDFKGRKWDTDLPTDSAIIMHMFCTYLDFRLPPHPKYPDGKTFTSQHFVQTPDKPDTSNENVFCIHQSGINPPHYELVYNKHIYNLPKGRNNLFHTLLMFLYIIKTKESGMLGRVNLGLSGVNVLWIFGNL encoded by the exons ATGAAGCCATTGGAGCAAAGCCAGAGTATGTCCTTCATTGACCAAACCATCCAGATGAGGAAAGCGGCAAATGCTAAAAAAGTGGTCTTGGCCTGGGCGCTTCTAAATGTGTCTCTGGCTGGCATGGTTTACACTGAGAT GACTGGTAAAATGATCAGTACCTATTATAACGTTTCATATTGGCCGCTGTGGTACATTG aaCTCGCCCTCGCGTCCTTGTTCAGTCTGAATGCCCTGTTTGATTTCTGGCGATACTTCAAATACACAATGACGTCCCCGAACCTTACTCTGAGCCCCTCGCAGCAAAAGCTCCTAGGAATGCCCTACTCTT CTGTACAGTCCTCTCCGCCTCGGGATCTTGTGGCAAATACGATTCCGGCCTTCACACCATCCCCTGTAATGCAGGGGCAGAGCGTGCTGAGTTACAGTCCTTCCCGATCACCTAGTACCAGCCCCAAGTTTTCTTCCAGCTGCATCACTGGCTACAGCCCTCAGTTACAGACTCTGTCACCAAACAGCAGTGGCTTTGTTACAGCTGGGCCTTATTCACTCAGCAGCGGCAGCAGCTACTCGAAG ATCCCAAGTTATAGTCCAACTTCTGGCTCACCTCAGTACCCCAGCAGTCTTGGCCCAGTGGAAAGTGGTGGATTGAGACCTCGGTACCGCTCTTCACCACCTGCCTACAGCTCCCCAACTGGCAAAGAAGACTACATGACAGACCTAAAGTTACTAGACACGTTCCTTCGGTGTGAAGAGGAGAAGCAGCACCGCGCTCAACTGG GGAGTCCAGATTCCAATTCGCCTTCCAACAGCCCAACCTTCTGGAATTACAGCCGCTCCATGGGCGATTATGCACAGACCCTCCGAAAGTTCCAGTACCAGCTGTCTTACCGATCCCAGGCTCCATCTGCAAATAAGGATGAAGCTGATCTTGGATCAAAACAAGCAGCGGAAGAA GTTTGGGCAAGAGTTGCAATGAACCGTCCACTGTTGGACCACATGGATTCATGGACTGCGAAATTCCGAAAT TGGCTTAATGAAACCATTTTGGTCACCCTGGTCCACGAGATGGATTCTGTAAACACGCAGATGAGAAGATTTGGGAGCCCTGAGTTACAAATAGGAG AAGCCAGCATCAGCAGTTTGAAGCAAGCAGCTCTTGTAAGAGCTCCGCTTATTCCTACACTACATATTATTGTTCAATATCTGGATATCACTCCCAATCAGGAGTACCTGTTTGAGCGCATTAAAG AGCTTTCCCATGGAGGATGCATGAGCTCCTTTCGATGGAATGCGGGAGGAGACTTCAAAGGCCGCAAATGGGACACTGACCTTCCCACAGACTCTGCA atCATCATGCATATGTTTTGCACGTATCTTGACTTCCGACTGCCTCCTCATCCCAAATATCCTGATGGGAAAACCTTTACCTCACAGCACTTTGTCCAGACACCCGATAAACCAG ATACCTCAAATGAGAATGTATTTTGCATCCATCAGAGTGGAATCAACCCTCCTCACTATGAACTGGTGTACAACAAACACATCTACAACTTGCCAAAG GGAAGAAACAACTTGTTCCATACATTACTTATGTTTCTGTACATCATAAAGACAAAAGAATCTGGGATGCTCGG gCGCGTCAACCTTGGTTTATCTGGAGTGAATGTCTTATGGATATTCGGGAACCTTTAA